A genomic window from Triticum urartu cultivar G1812 chromosome 7, Tu2.1, whole genome shotgun sequence includes:
- the LOC125521496 gene encoding omega-amidase, chloroplastic produces the protein MPQAAPYKIALCQLPVTADKHGNIARARARIDAAAATGAKLVVLPEIWNCPYAMETMRSYAEDIDGGRSPSVSMLSEVAAARKITIVGGSVPEMASGQLFNTCCVVGPDGEIKAKHRKLHLFGIDIPGDITFRESDTFTAGQEPTVVDTDVGRIGIGICHDIRFPELAMLYRSRGAHLICYPSAFNMSTGQLLWDLMQKSRAVDNQLFVATCSPARDPNSQSDFVAWGNSSLIGPFGEVLAAAGHEDATVIGEIDLSLIEAVRESLPLETQGRGDLCRLVDVQRECSS, from the exons ATGCCACAGGCAGCACCGTACAAGATCGCGCTGTGCCAGCTGCCGGTCACCGCGGACAAGcacggcaacatcgcccgcgcGCGCGCCCGCATCGACGCCGCCGCGGCCACCGGCGCCAAGCTCGTCGTCCTGCCG GAAATATGGAACTGCCCCTACGCGATGGAGACCATGCGGAGCTACGCCGAGGACATCGACGGCGGTCGGTCGCCGTCGGTCTCGATGCTGTCGGAGGTGGCCGCTGCCAGGAAGATCACCATCGTCGGCGGATCCGTGCCCGAGATGGCTTCGGGGCAGCTGTTCAACACCTGCTGCGTGGTCGGGCCTGACGGGGAGATCAAGGCCAAGCACAGGAAG CTGCATCTGTTTGGAATTGACATCCCCGGAGACATCACTTTCAGGGAATCCGATACCTTCACTGCTGGGCAAGAACCCACTGTAGTTGACACAG ACGTTGGACGGATTGGTATTGGGATTTGTCATGATATCCGCTTCCCAGAACTGGCAATGCTGTATCGATCAAGAG GTGCACACTTGATATGCTATCCTTCTGCATTCAACATGAGCACCGGGCAGCTCCTCTGGGACCTTATGCAAAAGTCCAG GGCTGTTGACAATCAG TTGTTCGTGGCGACCTGCTCACCTGCGCGAGACCCCAACTCGCAGTCGGACTTCGTGGCCTGGGGCAACTCAAGCCTCATCGGACCA TTTGGCGAGGTTCTTGCGGCGGCAGGGCACGAGGACGCGACCGTCATCGGCGAGATCGACCTGTCTTTGATTGAAGCTGTGAG GGAGAGCCTCCCTTTGGAAACGCAGGGTAGAGGGGATCTGTGCAGGCTGGTCGATGTCCAGAGGGAGTGTTCGAGCTAG